DNA sequence from the Streptomyces cinnabarinus genome:
CGGCAGCGACACCGTCGCCGCGAGCACCACCACCAGCGTGCTGCCCTCCAGCAAGAAGGGCGACATCGCGGCCATCGCCGAAACGGTCAGCCCGAGCATCGTGGAGATCAGCGCCACCTCCAACTCCGGTGAGTCCACCGGCTCCGGCGTGATCATCACCAGTGACGGCGAGATCGTCACCAACAACCACGTCATCTCCGGCGCCTCCTCGATCAAGGTGACGACCAGTGACGGCAAGGAGTACACCGCCCAGGTCGTCGGCACCGACAGCAGCAAGGACCTCGCGCTGATCAAGCTGGCGGACGCCTCCGGCCTGACCGCGGCGAACCTCGGTGACTCCGACAACGTGCAGGTCGGCGACACGGTCGTGGCGATCGGCTCGCCCGAGGGGCTGACCGGCACCGTGACCAGCGGCATCGTCTCGGCGCTGGACCGCGATGTCACCGTCTCCACCGGCGAGGGCCAGCAGCAGCAACAGCAGGGCGGCGGCGGGTGGCCGTTCGAGTTCGGCGGCCAGGAGTTCAATGGCGACACCGGCTCGTCCACCACGACGTACAAGGCGCTCCAGACGGACGCGTCCCTGAACCCGGGCAACTCCGGCGGCGCGCTGATCGACATGAACGGCAACATCATCGGCATCAACTCCGCGATGTACTCCTCGGCCTCGTCCTCCTCCGACGCCGGCAGCGTCGGCCTCGGGTTCGCCATCCCGGTCAACACCGTCAAGTCCGACCTCGCGAAACTGCGGGCGGGCGAGCAGAGCTGATCCCCTTCAAGGAGGACGTCATGATCAAGCAGGTCTCCCGCACGGTGGCCGACACCGACCCGGCTCGCATCGCGCTGGCCCTTGAGGTGGCGTACGAGCTGCATGCCCCCGCCGCTCGCGCCCCGGAGCTGGCCACCGGCCGTACGACGGCCCGCCGCCGCGCCCGCGGTCGTACGACGGCCCGCGCGTAATCCACTTCTCAACGCGCCGGCCGCCGACATGCGAGGCTGAAGGCGTTGACGAACCGTCCCTCCGCACCCGAGGAACCCGAAGCCCATGAGCCCCGCCGATGGCGACCGTGAACCCCTGCGCATCCTGATCGTCGACGACGAGCCCGCGGTGCGTGAAGCACTCCAGCGCAGCCTCGCCTTCGAGGGGTACGGCACGGAGGTCGCCGTCGACGGCGCGGACGCCCTGGAGAAGGCCACGGCCTACCACCCCGACCTGGTGATCCTCGACATCCAGATGCCCCGCATGGACGGCCTGACCGCCGCGCGCCGCATCCGCGGGGCGGGCGACACGACTCCGATCCTGATGCTGACCGCCCGCGACACGGTGGGCGACCGGGTGACGGGGCTGGACGCCGGGGCGGACGACTACCTGGTCAAGCCCTTTGAGCTGGACGAACTGTTCGCCCGCGTACGCGCCCTGCTGCGCCGCAGCTCGTACACGGCTTCCGGCGCGGGCGCGGTCGAGGAGGACGAGGCGCTCACCTTCGGCGACCTGCGTATGGACCTGGCGACGCGGGAGGTGACGCGGGGCGGGCGGCCGGTGGAGCTGACCCGTACCGAGTTCACGCTGCTGGAGATGTTCATGGCCCATCCGCGGCAGGTCCTCACCCGCGAGCAGATCCTCAAGGCCGTCTGGGGCTTCGACTTCGAGCCGTCGTCGAACTCGCTGGACGTGTACGTCATGTACCTCCGCCGCAAGACGGAGGCGGGCGGCGAACCGCGCCTCGTCCACACCGTCCGTGGTGTGGGCTATGTCCTCCGACAGGGCGGCGCGGAGTGAGCAAGGTGTTCCGCCGGTTCCGCGCACTGCCGATCCGGTCGCGGCTGGCGCTGCTGGTGGCGGCGGCGGTGGCGTTCGCGGTGGCGGCGGTTTCGGTTACGTGTTGGTTCATTGTGCAGGGCAAGTTGTACGAGGAGCTGGACAACGACCTGCAGTCGAGTGTCGGCCGGTCACAGCCGGAGACCGCGGTGGCCGCAGCGCTGGACACCTGCGCGCAGTCACCCTCCGACGCGGCTCTCTTCGGCCCGCGGTTCAAGGGCTACTCCCAGTTGGTGCAGGCGGACGGCACCGCCTGTCTGTTCGGCGGCTCCGAGGCCCTGGTGAAGGTGGCCGACAGCGACAAGAAGGTGGCGAAGGACCCGCACCTCGACGAGGGCGTACTCCGCAACGGGACGGACGATGACGGCAACCCCGTACGCGTGCTGACCACCGCGCTGGTCGTCAACAGCGCCAACGGCCCGTACGTCGCCAAGGACACCGCCCTGCTCATCGCCGTCCCCCTCAAGAGCACCGAGTCCACCCTCAACGAACTCGCCCTCATCCTCCTGCTCGTCTCCGGCGTCGGAGTCATCGGCGCCGGAGCCGCCGGCCTGGCCGTCGCCCGCGCAGGCCTGCGCCCCGTCGACAAGCTCACCGAGGCCGTGGAACACGTGGCCCGGACCGAGGACCTGAGCGTCCGCATCCCGGTGGAGGAGGACGCCGAGGACGAGGTGGCACGCCTGTCCCGCTCCTTCAACACGATGACGTCCTCCCTGGCCAGCTCCCGCGAGCTGCAACAACAGCTCATCGCGGACGCCGGCCACGAACTCCGCACCCCCCTCACCTCCCTCCGCACCAACATCGAACTCCTCACCCGCAGCGAGGAGACCGGCCGCCCTCTCCCCGAGGCCGACCGCAAGGCCCTGCTCGCCTCGGTGAAGGCTCAGATGACCGAACTGGCCGCCCTGATAGGGGACTTGCAGGAGCTGTCCCGCTCGGAGGGGCAGCGAGGTGAGCGCGTCCAGGTGGTCTCGCTGGAGGAGACCGTGGAGGCCGCCCTCCGCCGCGCCCGCCTGCGCGGACGGGAACTGACGATCACGGCCGACCTCCAGCCGTGGTACGTCCGCGCGGAACCGACCGCCCTGGAGCGTGCGGTGGTCAACATCCTCGACAACGCGGTGAAGTTCAGCCCCGAGGGCGGCACGATCGAGGTCGCGCTGGCCGACGGCGTGCTCACGGTCCGCGATCACGGCCCCGGCATCCCCGCCGAGGAACTCCCGCACGTCTTCGACCGCTTCTGGCGTTCCCCGAGCGCCCGTGCCCTCCCCGGCTCGGGTCTCGGCCTCTCCATCGTGGCCCGTACGGTCCAACAGGCGGGCGGCGAGGTGACGCTGGCCCCCGCCGAGGGCGGCGGCACGGTGGCGACCGTACGCCTGCCGGGGGCCCCGACGCCCCCGCCGGAGGTGCCGTAGCGCCACGGCGGCAACCTTCCCGCCCTCCGTGGCGACTCCACGTCGACCCGCCCCGTACCTCACGGAACGAAAACGGAGCCGACGCATGGACACCCCCGCCCCCCACGCCTCCCCCACGGAGCACCCCCGCCGCAAGCCCCGGCACCGCCGACGGAAGACCGCGCTGGCGGTCGGCCTCCCGCTGACCCTGACCGCCGCCGGTGCCCTCGCCTACACCCCGCTCCTCGGCGACGAGGCCCAGCCCACCGCCTCCGCCGCGACCGCGCCCGCCTGGGCGACTGCCACGGCGGACGGCTTCGCCTCCGTCAACTCGCTCGGTCAGAACGGCACGTACGGCGGCCGGGACGGCAAGACGGTGACCGTGAAGACGCTCGCGGACCTGGAGAAGTACGCGACCGCGGCGGAGCCGTACGTCATCGTCGTGGCGGCGACGATCGACATGAACCCGGTCGGCAAGGAGATCAAGGTCGCCAGCGACAAGACGATCGTCGGCTCCGGGACCTCCGGGCACATCGTCGGCGGCGGCTTCTTCCTGGGCACCGGCGTGCACAACGTGATCATCCGGAACCTGACCATCCGGGACTCGTACCAGGGCACCTGGAACGACAAGGACCACGACTTCGACGCGATCCAGATGGACGGCGCGCACCACGTCTGGATCGACCACAACGACCTGCGGCACATGGCGGACGGTCTGATCGACGTCCGCAAGGACTCGACGAACGTCACCGTTTCCTGGAACAGGCTCAGCGACAACAACAAGACATTCGGGATCGGCTGGACCGAGAACGTCGTCACGGACATCACGATCCACCACAACTGGTTCCGCGAGACCGAGCAGCGCAACCCCTCCACGGACAACGCGGCCCACGCGCACCTCTACAACAACTTCCTGGAGGACGTGGCCGGGACGACGATCAAGTCCTCTTACGGCAACTACTCGCGCGGCGCCACGAAGATGGTCCTGGAGAACTCCTACTTCCAGGGCTTCACCAACCCGGTGATCAGGGACAGCACGGCGGCGATCGTCCAGCGGGGGAACACGTTCTCCGGCACCAGCGGCCGCAACGAGAGCGGCGGTACGGCCTTCGACCCGAAGACGTACTACGCGTACACGCTGGACAAGACCGCGGACGTGCCGTCGCTGCTGAAGTCGGGGACGGGACCGCGCAGTTCGATCGGTACGACGGCCAGCACCCTCGCCGCCGCGGCGACCACCCTCACGGTCGCCAAGGACGGCAGCGGTCAGTACTCGACCGTCCAGGCCGCCGTGAATGCCGTACAGGCGAACAACCCGTCCCGGGTTGTCATCGCCGTGAAGCCGGGCACGTACCGCGAGTTGGTGAAGGTCCCGTTTAACAAGCCGCATGTCACCATCCAGGGCACCGGCGGCAGCCGCAAGGACACGGTGATCGTCTACAACAACGCGTCCGGGACGCCGAAGCCGGACGGCTCGGGTACCTACGGCACTTCGGGCAGCGCCACGGTCGCGGTGGAGGCGGACGACTTCCAGGCCCGCAACCTCACCATCACCAACGACTTCGACGAGGCGGCGAACCAGTCCCTCTCCGGCCACCAGGCGGTAGCCCTGCGCACGGCGGCCGACAAGATCTTCCTGGACTCCCTCATCGTCAACGGCGACCAGGACACCCTGCTGCTGGACACGTCTGGCGCGGACAAGCTGGGCCGGGTCTACGTCCGGAACTCCTACATCACCGGCAATGTCGACTTCATCTTCGGCCGGGCTACGGCGGTGATCGACCAGTCCGTCATCACTCTGAAGAAGCGCTGGAACGGCACGTCGGCGGGGTACGTCACGGCGCCGAGCACGGCGGCCGCGCGCAAGGGCATCCTGATCAACCGCTCGGCAATCAACGGAGACGTAACGGCCGGCAGCTTCTACCTCGGCCGCAACTGGCACGCCGGCGGCGACGCCTCCCTCCGCCCCCAGACCACGGTCCGTAACACCACCCTCAGCGCCGCGATCAAGTCCACCCCCTGGTCGGACATGGGCGGCTTCTCCTGGAAGAACGACCGCTTCGCCGAGTACAAGAACACGGGCGCGGGAGCGGGTTCCGCGAGCACCGACCGCCCGCACCTGACCGACGCCCAGGCGTCGGACCAGGAGACCGCGGACTGGCTGGGGGACTGGACGCCTACGGCTTCCTGACGCCACTGGAGCGCGGGCTGAGCACGCGGACGTTCGCCCCCCGGCCGTTCAGCCAGCGCTCCAGTTCCGGGCCGCCGATCTCACGTCGTACGCCCGCCCCCTCGACGACCGCAGGGCCGAAGAGGGTGCCGGTGAGTCCTCGTACGACCGTGTCGTCGTCGAGTACGGCTTTCAGGGACGTCTCGCGCACGGACGCGTCGGTGAGATCGGCGCCTTCCAATCTGACGTCGAGCAGAGCGGCGCCATGGAGCCGCGCCCCGCGGAAGCGAGCCGACCGGGCATCGACCGCCCAGCAGCTGGTGCTGCCCAGGTTCACGCCGTCCAAGGTGGCGCCGCGCAGGGAAGCCTCGTCGAGTTCGGTCTTGACCAGGCAGGCTCCGGAGAGGTCGGCCCCGTCGAGTACGGCGCCTTCCAGGTGGGCGCGATAGAGGTCGGTGCCGACGAGCCTGGCGCTGCGGAGGACGGTCTCCGTCAGGAGCGCCATCGCGAAGTCCGCACCTGAGACGTCGGCCCCGGACAGGTCGAGTGCCGAGGCGTCCAGGAGCGCGTCAGCCTGCTCGACCCACTCCTGGAGCACGGCGGCGGCTTCCGCGTCGGGCGGCATCATCCGGATGATCCGTCCTACGTCCTTCGAGGTCACGGGAACTCCAGCCCCGCCCCGGTCAGTCGCACCCTGATCCCGTTCTCCTCCACCCGTACGTCCGTCAGGTGCAGTTCGCCCCGCGGTGGCTTCGGGAGGCGGAAGGCCAGGGACAGGCGGTCGGTCAGGGCGGGGCGGGTCAGCGAAGGCAGTGCCTTCAGCAGCCCCGGGTCCAGGCCGAGGCGCTTCAGGACCTCTGGGTGCTCCAGTGCCAGGTCGAGGAGGTTCACGCTCATCGCCTGGCGTACGAAGCTCGGCGTTCCCGTCAGTTTTGACAGTTCCGTGTCCGAGCTCAGGGCCCGGCGTACCGCCGACTCCGGTACACCCAGCCTGCGCACCACCGACGGCACCGACAGCAGTGCCTTCGCCTTGCTCGTCTGCTTCGACAGCAACGTGGCCGAGGTTCGGGTCAGGTGCAGGCCCTGGGAGGGGCGGGTGCCGGGGCGGTAGGTCGCCAACTCTCCTATGTCCAGGCGTATTCCGCCGATCTCGGTGGTCAGGCCTCCGGTGCCGTCGCGGTCGACCCGGGCCTCCGCGCGTAGACGCAGATCGTGTCCGGCGACCGGAAGGGTGCCGCGGGCCAGGATGCCGTTCCGGCCCTGGGCGGTGAACTTCATCCGGGAGGCGCCCAGTTCGCGGTTCAGGTCGGCGAAGGAGAGCAGGACGTCGCCGTCCATCGCGGGGATGCGGAAGCCTCGTAGGGAGGTCGGGCCGTCGGTGCTCAGCCGTACGTTCTTCGCTGTCGCCGTCACCTTGGCCAGGGAGACCTGGTCGGCCGCCACGTCGGGGACCGTGATGCGGACCGACTCCAGTTGCTCGCCCGCGAGTTGGGTGAGGAACGGGAAGCCGCCGATCTCCACCTCGGGAGCGGCGGTCAGGTTCATTCGGTCCTTGAGCGCGTCCGCGGCCCGGTGTTCGGCGTAGAGCAGGGCCCAGCGGTCCGCGAGCGTGAGAAAGGCGGTGACGGCGAGTAAGCCGATCACCGCCTTCGTCGCGCGTGGCAGGCCCGCGAGGCGGCCGCGGCGGCGTCGACGACGTCCGCCGCGGCGGTGGTTGGGGGGTGCCCAGTCGTCCTCGTCATCCTCGTCGCCCTCGGGTTCA
Encoded proteins:
- a CDS encoding DUF2993 domain-containing protein, which translates into the protein MRTPHHIVTHPEIDPYEELAELDKLGIRALEPEGDEDDEDDWAPPNHRRGGRRRRRRGRLAGLPRATKAVIGLLAVTAFLTLADRWALLYAEHRAADALKDRMNLTAAPEVEIGGFPFLTQLAGEQLESVRITVPDVAADQVSLAKVTATAKNVRLSTDGPTSLRGFRIPAMDGDVLLSFADLNRELGASRMKFTAQGRNGILARGTLPVAGHDLRLRAEARVDRDGTGGLTTEIGGIRLDIGELATYRPGTRPSQGLHLTRTSATLLSKQTSKAKALLSVPSVVRRLGVPESAVRRALSSDTELSKLTGTPSFVRQAMSVNLLDLALEHPEVLKRLGLDPGLLKALPSLTRPALTDRLSLAFRLPKPPRGELHLTDVRVEENGIRVRLTGAGLEFP
- a CDS encoding sensor histidine kinase, which translates into the protein MSKVFRRFRALPIRSRLALLVAAAVAFAVAAVSVTCWFIVQGKLYEELDNDLQSSVGRSQPETAVAAALDTCAQSPSDAALFGPRFKGYSQLVQADGTACLFGGSEALVKVADSDKKVAKDPHLDEGVLRNGTDDDGNPVRVLTTALVVNSANGPYVAKDTALLIAVPLKSTESTLNELALILLLVSGVGVIGAGAAGLAVARAGLRPVDKLTEAVEHVARTEDLSVRIPVEEDAEDEVARLSRSFNTMTSSLASSRELQQQLIADAGHELRTPLTSLRTNIELLTRSEETGRPLPEADRKALLASVKAQMTELAALIGDLQELSRSEGQRGERVQVVSLEETVEAALRRARLRGRELTITADLQPWYVRAEPTALERAVVNILDNAVKFSPEGGTIEVALADGVLTVRDHGPGIPAEELPHVFDRFWRSPSARALPGSGLGLSIVARTVQQAGGEVTLAPAEGGGTVATVRLPGAPTPPPEVP
- a CDS encoding response regulator transcription factor, translated to MSPADGDREPLRILIVDDEPAVREALQRSLAFEGYGTEVAVDGADALEKATAYHPDLVILDIQMPRMDGLTAARRIRGAGDTTPILMLTARDTVGDRVTGLDAGADDYLVKPFELDELFARVRALLRRSSYTASGAGAVEEDEALTFGDLRMDLATREVTRGGRPVELTRTEFTLLEMFMAHPRQVLTREQILKAVWGFDFEPSSNSLDVYVMYLRRKTEAGGEPRLVHTVRGVGYVLRQGGAE
- a CDS encoding S1C family serine protease, translated to MDMTESFRRDGEYEQYENPYANPYANPEWPPPPAHQPAPAPVSEAPRKKRPRGPIALLAAVALVAAAVGGGTAYAVQELSGSDTVAASTTTSVLPSSKKGDIAAIAETVSPSIVEISATSNSGESTGSGVIITSDGEIVTNNHVISGASSIKVTTSDGKEYTAQVVGTDSSKDLALIKLADASGLTAANLGDSDNVQVGDTVVAIGSPEGLTGTVTSGIVSALDRDVTVSTGEGQQQQQQGGGGWPFEFGGQEFNGDTGSSTTTYKALQTDASLNPGNSGGALIDMNGNIIGINSAMYSSASSSSDAGSVGLGFAIPVNTVKSDLAKLRAGEQS
- a CDS encoding pentapeptide repeat-containing protein, with translation MTSKDVGRIIRMMPPDAEAAAVLQEWVEQADALLDASALDLSGADVSGADFAMALLTETVLRSARLVGTDLYRAHLEGAVLDGADLSGACLVKTELDEASLRGATLDGVNLGSTSCWAVDARSARFRGARLHGAALLDVRLEGADLTDASVRETSLKAVLDDDTVVRGLTGTLFGPAVVEGAGVRREIGGPELERWLNGRGANVRVLSPRSSGVRKP
- a CDS encoding pectinesterase family protein, producing the protein MDTPAPHASPTEHPRRKPRHRRRKTALAVGLPLTLTAAGALAYTPLLGDEAQPTASAATAPAWATATADGFASVNSLGQNGTYGGRDGKTVTVKTLADLEKYATAAEPYVIVVAATIDMNPVGKEIKVASDKTIVGSGTSGHIVGGGFFLGTGVHNVIIRNLTIRDSYQGTWNDKDHDFDAIQMDGAHHVWIDHNDLRHMADGLIDVRKDSTNVTVSWNRLSDNNKTFGIGWTENVVTDITIHHNWFRETEQRNPSTDNAAHAHLYNNFLEDVAGTTIKSSYGNYSRGATKMVLENSYFQGFTNPVIRDSTAAIVQRGNTFSGTSGRNESGGTAFDPKTYYAYTLDKTADVPSLLKSGTGPRSSIGTTASTLAAAATTLTVAKDGSGQYSTVQAAVNAVQANNPSRVVIAVKPGTYRELVKVPFNKPHVTIQGTGGSRKDTVIVYNNASGTPKPDGSGTYGTSGSATVAVEADDFQARNLTITNDFDEAANQSLSGHQAVALRTAADKIFLDSLIVNGDQDTLLLDTSGADKLGRVYVRNSYITGNVDFIFGRATAVIDQSVITLKKRWNGTSAGYVTAPSTAAARKGILINRSAINGDVTAGSFYLGRNWHAGGDASLRPQTTVRNTTLSAAIKSTPWSDMGGFSWKNDRFAEYKNTGAGAGSASTDRPHLTDAQASDQETADWLGDWTPTAS